The Plectropomus leopardus isolate mb chromosome 2, YSFRI_Pleo_2.0, whole genome shotgun sequence genome has a window encoding:
- the glrx gene encoding glutaredoxin-1, with the protein MAQQFVQATIKGDKVVLFIKPTCPYCVMAKDVLAKYKFKPGHLECVDISGRSDMDSMQEYFLELTGARTVPRVFIGKDCIGGGSDVAALDKSGKLVSLLESIGALQ; encoded by the exons ATGGCGCAGCAGTTTGTGCAGGCGACAATTAAGGGAGACAAAGTGGTGCTGTTTATCAAGCCCACGTGCCCGTACTGCGTGATGGCCAAAGACGTTTTGGCAAAATATAAATTCAAGCCGGGACATTTGGAGTGTGTTGATATAAGTGGACGCAGCGACATGGACAGCATGCAGGAGTACTTCCTGGAGCTCACCGGAGCGCGCACG GTCCCACGGGTGTTCATCGGGAAGGACTGCATTGGAGGCGGCAGCGACGTGGCGGCGCTAGACAAAAGTGGTAAACTGGTGAGCTTGCTGGAGTCTATTGGAGCCCTGCAGTGA